TGCATGTGTTCACGTCTCTGCATTTAgaacactctccctctctttgtaaGTGATGTGGATTTTGTTAGACATCAGGATCAGTGGTGTTGTAGGTGCCCCACATTCTGGATCTGATTATTTTCTCATAGTGTTGTTTACTTTGTCTTCCATCCCCTGTACCTCCTAGAAACTGGAACTTAGGTCTAGGCTTGACTAGATAAACCTCCCCCAGTCTTCCCAGAGTCGCCTTCTCAAAGTTGTGTAAGACCAGCAGTGCGTGAGCACATGGGTAATGCTTTAGCGCAGGGCTTGGCACACAGCAAATTTCGGTAGGTAGCAGCTCTTAATATCTGTCCCCTCCTTGGGCCCGCCAATGGCTTGTTCCCAGGAAACAGTTTCCCTAAGGCTTCTCTTGTCCGTGCCAGGCAGCAGTGGCTTCCACCCAGCTGGGGCTTCTGGCTCTGGGCTTGGACATTCCCCATCTTTctgtcctcccacccccagatAACACAGGCAGTTCCACGTACCGGCCACCCCCTCGGACCCGGGAGGTGATGATCAACGGGCAGATGGTCAAGTTGAAGTACTGCTTCACCTGCAAGATGTTTCGGCCACCCCGGACCTCACACTGCAGTGTCTGCGACAACTGTGTGGGTAagtgggaggcagcagggagTGGTGCAGGGAGCCCTGAAGACAGAGGAGTCACTCATGGGGGCGGGGGTGCGTCTGAAATAGCCAGAGGTGGGCAGGAAGTCACCCAAATTTGCTCTGATTGAGGAAGGGCTGTGGGGAGAGGCTCAGAGTGTGACCAGTGGTATCTTGGCCTCAGCCCAGGATTGGTAGATTCCTTTCCCCCAGCTCTGAAGTATgggggagatacagagagaccCTGGACCCTTCTCCCAGGCCTCAGCCTGGTCCTCAGTAGGTCCAAGTTTCTAGGAACCAGAGACTAGAGCAATAACATTCTAGATACTTTGGGGCCAGAAAGAGAATGATTTACCATccagcagcccagagccagcTATACTGAATGACTTTGATCTGATTCCCAGGGTTTGGGAGGGACAAGAATCTGAGAACAGAGGAGTTCAAGCCAGTCAGGTAGAGAGGATGTAGCCAGGATTGGAAGCTAAGCTCCAGGCCCACACCTGCGGTGGTTGCTGGGGAACCAGAGGCTGTTTTGTCTCCTCTTCTTGCTCTCCAGAGGCCGGGCAGCTCTGATGGGGACCGAGGGTGTGCCCCTGGAAGGGTGTCATAAGGGAAATGCTATGTAAGAGGATCCAGGTGAGCTGAGCCATGGTGACTGAGCATGGTCCCCAGGGCAGTGAGCTCATCACGCTAGCTCAGCACTCCCTGAGAGAACAGTAGGGAACACCCCATGACAGCAGGCAGCCGAGTGGGTGACTCAGTGGGCGTTATTCTTCCCTGAGAATCCGCAAAGGGTGCTGGCCATGGTAGGAGGCCTGCAGTGGGCTTGTGATCCACATTCCCACAGAGGACTTTCATTACCAGTCTGGGTGTgacaccagccccccccccccgcccccacccaccgcccTGGGGTGCTAGTGTGAGCTCAGCCCTCTGGCCAGGCCTTACATGCCAGCTCTCCACAAGTTACAGAgcggccccacccctccctgagcCTCTAGTTCTGGAGCAGGGAATGGGGAGCATTGTTTGTCGCAGGTGGCCAGGGTCGTAGGCCAGGCGACAAGTACTTTTTGTGCATCTTCGTACCACGCACGGCTGGACGTGGGACTCAGCTCGGTGTGAGGCCAACACCGGCCCCCTCGTGGAGTTTACAATCCAGCAGGGGTAACTGGCCGGTCCGCTAATTATTAATAAGTATGTAAACACACATGGGCAAAGAGCCGCAGAAGATAAGTAGCAGCGGGTAACAGAGGGCCCTCACCTTGTCTGGGATCAGAGGAGGCTTTCTTAAGGAAGTGGCTTTGCAGCTGAGATATGAAGGAGGAATTGCCCTTAACcaggtgaagacacagagaagaatgTGTGAGGCAGTGGGAAGCTTGCAGAAAGGCCCAGAAGCAGGGAGTGTGTGAGGAGCTGCGGATCGGCTGAATGGGCCGGtacagagagagtgtgggggaagaAAGCCCCAGCTGTGGCGTGAGGCCTCCAAACACCTGTGCTGGTTGCAGCCCAGGCACACTAacctgttcccctccccccccccccccccccgggcccttTTCCAGAACGGTTTGACCATCACTGCCCCTGGGTGGGCAACTGTGTGGGGAGACGGAACTACCGCTTCTTCTACGCGTTTATTCTCTCCCTCTCGTTCCTGACGGCCTTCATCTTCGCCTGTGTGGTCACCCACCTGACGCTGCGTGAgttgggagtgggggcaggggtgtgcaGGAGGGGTGGGCCGGCAAGCTCTGCCAAGTCAAGGGGCAGTGGTCACTGTCCATCTGAGCTGTGCCctgtcctgttttctcctccccaGGCTCTCAGGGAAGCAACTTCCTCTCCACTCTGAAGGAGACACCAGCGAGATATCCTTTGTCAGCCAATAGATGCCCTGGTGGGAACGAGGCCCCTTCGCTAGGGTGGATCCCCACACCTCATCCTGTAATCTGGGGGAGAATGGTGTAGCGCTAATGTTTGTCCTCTAGAATAATCTGATACACCagctgcttctgtttcctccccGGCTAGAGCTGATCCTAAACAGTCTGATCAAAGGGCTGGGGTGGCCAAGAACTCTCAGGAGCCACAGTCCCTGTCTTCCCTTAAGACACCAAGCAACCGGGACGGGGTTCTTGTGCGGGGTTCTTGGTGCCTGGCATCTTCAGTTCCCCCTACTGTCCATCACCCGTCCTGCTCTTGAATGGGCTCCCGAACCCTTCTTAGGGCTCAGGAGGCAATCCTGTCGAGAAGTGGTGACTGGACCGCAGGAAGGTTACAAACCCATCTCCTTTCTGGGGAAATCGCTCACGGAAGGATAGGTGAGAAGGGCTGGGCATGGCAGGCCTCCAGGGGCCAGGGAGGCCCCCAGCCCTGTCCCGGTGTGGGTCCTTGACCACCCTGCTCACTGTGCTGGAGTTGGTGATCTGCTTCTTCTCCATCTGGTCCATCCTGGGCCTCTCAGGGTTTCATACTTACCTCGTCGCCTCCAACCTGACAACTAACGAAGACGTGAGTAAGGCTGGAGCAACCTCCATTCACTGGGCAGGAGGCGGGGCCCTGGGTAGGAGGCGGGGCTCTAGGCAGGAGGCGGGGCCCTAGGCAGGAGGCGGGGCCCTAAGGTAGGAGGCTGGGCGGAGGGGGCCTGCAGTGGCCGCAGAGCAGCCTGACTCGCCTGACTCGGTCTGCTGGGGTAACAcgggtggggacagagggtggCCAGACATTGCCTTCCAGTGCTCCTGGCTTGGCCCTGGGAGATCCAGTACAGGGTCTTATAAGGCCCCCACGTGCCTTGGCCCCTCCGCGCAGGCTTTCTCACTAACCCAGAGGCAGTGCTCCACCGTAACAGTCCTTAGGTTTGGCCCGCGTGTTAACTGTCTCCAGAGTTCTTTCAGCTCCCATCATCTCTTTGGGTCCTTTTGCCAACTCTGAGGCAGAAGGAACAGGGATGCTTTTTCTCCTGTTTGATGGCTGAGTGACTTGCCCCAAGGTTACACAGCCGGAAAGGGACAGAGTCAGGGTTGTGGCCAAAAGCCCTGGCTACCCTTGCTGCGCCCACCACACTGCACTTACAGGCAAAGAGATGTGACTATTCTCAGGGTGCCCCTGGGGTTCCCTTGGGCATCCTTATTGAGGGAGACAGCGAGGATAGGACTATGGGGCTATGTCAACCCTCCCTACCTGCTGCCTTTCAGACCCCCACCAGCAAGCATTGTTTGAGTGCCCACTGTGTGCTCAGCCCCGGGCCCGACCTGAcctccccttcttttctcccaaacgataaaaaagcaaatgacagCATCTGTGCCAGGGCCACCATCAGATACTGCTCAGAGGCCCATGACCAAACAGAAAATACATCTCTTGACCTCAGCCTCTCATTCTGGGAAACAGAACTTAACACTCATGATAGGGTTTCATGTGCTGAATGATTGGTACAGAGCAGAAATGACATCAGCCAGCATCTCCCAAGGCGGTTTTGTGGGTGCTGGTTCTTCAAGATGTTACTAGGGGTTAAGCAAAAAGATGTGTTATAGCCAAATGAGTTTGGGAAACTCTGGGTTAAAGTCAAGCAAGTATCCTTCGTTGCTAAACTCCTCAGTGCCTTTGATAGCTGGCCTCACAAATCTcgagatggcaagatttcatctccAACGATGCTATCACAGTTCcctgtttttcagatgaggacTGAGATTCAGGGAAGTGCTCTGTCCAGGGTCATGCAGTGTGtcgggggcagggccagggctcaTAGCCAGGTCAGCCTGAGCTCTGTCCCCTTATACTACCTTCCCTTAGAGGTGGCTggccgtggggcgcctgggtggcgcagtcggttaagcgtccgacttcagccaggtcacgatctcgcggtccgtgagttcgagccccgcgtcgggctctgggctgatggctcggagcctggagcctgtttccgattctgtgactccctctctctctgcccctcccccgttcatgctctgtctctctctgtcccaaaaataaataaacgttgaaaaaaaaaaaattaaaaaaaaaaaaaaagaggtgactGGCCGAAGAAGGGAGGATGCACCCAAGAAGTTTCCTTTGGAGGCTTCTCTTTGGCTGTGCGCTGCTCTCTGTCCTGATTAGGGCTTCCTCCTCTCGGCTAGGTGCCCCCGACATCCAGCAGTCCCCCACACTCACTGAATAGCTTGGGTTAAAGACATGTCCCCTCCAATAGTCTACCCAGAATTGGAAAAACTCTCACCAGTTTTTCCCAGCCTCTAGACCTCCCTCCTAGAAAATCGAAGTAAAAGGAGGTACCTGACTCAGACCTCCTTCCTGCTGGCAGATCAAAGGCTCGTGGTCCAGCAAGAGGGGCGGTGAGGCCTCCGTCAATCCCTACAGCCATAAAAGTGTTATCACCAACTGCTGTGCTGTGCTCTGCGGCCCCCTACCTCCCAGGTAAGCCAGGGGTGAGCACGGGGAGAGGTCACAGGGCCTGGCCCGGCCAGTGGGGGGGATAGCCCTGCGAGTCCACACCTCTCAAAGAGGTTCTGGAAGCAGCAGACCTCTCTTCACACCACAGAAGCCCTCTGTCCACCATCCCCTCTGCAGGGCGCACGCAAGGCATTTATCACACAAAAGaattctatgtaatttttttttttgagagagagtgacaaagcatgagcgggggaggaacagagagagagggagacacagaatctgaaacaggctccaggctctgagctgtcagcacagagcccgacacggggctcgaactcacaaaccgtgagatcatgacccgagccgaagtcggacgtttaactcactgagccacccaggcgccccgaattctgtgtaatttttaatCACATATGCTCATTGTAGAAAAACATAGAgtacaaaatcttaaaaagaagagTACTAACTATCACATGTAATCTTATTCCCCCGTGATCACCACAATTAATGTTTTGGCCACTCTTGGGCAACATTTCCCTTCCGGTGCTGGTGGCTGGACCGGGCGGGGTCTCCATCCTCCCTCCTGGTGGCGCCCTGAGGGTTCAGCCCTGCTGGGAAGTGCCCTTGTCTTCACACCAGGGGGCACCAGAGTGCCAGAACAGGAGCTCCACTGCAGTGGGCACTGCGGGACCCAGACCTTCCCCACACTGTCCCCGACTTCTCCTGCCTCGTATGAGTGTCATCcttgcagtgggggtgggggtaggtcACAGTGGGAATCGCACTGTTTCCAAATGCTCTTCCGTCCTGCTTTTCCCCTCACCCACAGCCTGGCTTTGTGGCAGCCAGACCGAAAAATGGGCCGGTTTGAATTCACAGTGCCTCAATCTGGTGGTCCAAAGCCAGGTGTCCAGGGTGCAGAGAGGGCCCTTCTGGTTCCCCTGCTCTGGAAGGGAAGGGTCTTGAGCCGCCAGCTGGAGATCAGCTCCCCTTTCTGAGGCTTTCTAGGGCTGGGTCTTTTCTTGGCTGGAAAATGGACTCTGCCATCCAGCCCCAGGCCTGGACCGCTGGTGTTGGGCAGGGCCCTCACGTCCCCCCTTGTGTTTTGGAAGCCTCATTGACCGGAGGGGATTTGTGCAGTCAGACGCCGTGTTGCCCTCGCCCGTCAGAAGCGATGAGCCAGCCTGCGGAGCCAAGCCTGACGCCAGCATGGTAGGAGGCCACCCCTGAACTGGGCTCGGTACTTGCCACCTGCTGGCTTGTCCACCCCTCCGCACTCACCTGCCGCCCTCCACACCTGCCGGGACCCTCCCCATTCCATCCAAGGGAAGCAGAGCCGCCAAAGACTCTTTTCGTATTTATTTCCCACCCTGCGTGGCTTGCCCAGCACTTCCGTGGCTGTACCCTCTGCTCCCCAAACCCAGGTTCCCACAGCCTTGGGCCCTAGATCCCTGCAGCTGATCAGCGGCAGGagtgacaggagagagagaggccagggcCCCTGAGGCCACGAGGGGACCATGCTGAGTCTCTGTGCCGGGGCGAGCCCTGTGTGAATGAGGGTGCGGACTGCGTGCGATACCTCCCAGGTGGAGGGGCCGGTGGGCTCTGCTCAGCTGGGGTCCTGGGGGTGAAGTGGGACCTAAGAGCATTTGGCTCTGGACAGCGGGTTGTGGGAGAGGATGCCTCCGTGGGCTGTTGTGATTTGTGGgctccttcattctttttgtgaTGACCATTGTTCTTTCTTCCGTTCGTGTTTTTTCGTATGGCGTCGGCCAATAGGATGGAGCTGGGGTTCTAGATGGATAGGGCAGagttgggggtggtgggagaCACCTGTGTCAGAGAAAGCTAAACCAGGCAGCGAGGCACCCAAGACCTCGGCTCCTGCGTGATTCCTGGGCAGCACGCTAGGAAGTGGGGGCCTTGCCTGCTCTCTACCCATGGAGGGTTCTCTAAGGGATCCCGGTCTGacctccccgcctccccacctctctcccaagtCAGTTCTTGGGCTGGGTGGGTTATCTTCTTGCTGGCAATACTTGAAACGGGTTTATTAATGCTGGGTATTTTGCACAATTTTATAGACCTCTTTTCTACGTAGcattttttaagtggaagaaAAAACAGTCGGCCACATTGCTATCTGTGTAGTGCCAGGTTAAAGATTAGCAGAAAGCAAGTTgggttttataaatttataagagAACGTCTGgctgtgagtgagtgtgtgtgcgtgtgttcgCGTGTGCCCTTGTATGAATGCGGCTGGCTCCCGCTTCCCTACATCCCCTgggctgcccctctccccgccatCCCCCTCGGGTGTCAGCTGGCAGCAGCAAGGAGCGGCCTGAGCCACGGCAACAGGGAGCCTGTGCAGTGATCGCAAGAGACCTCTGGGTTCCCCGCTGCAgctcagcccccaccctcctatcttcccttcctcctcGGACATCAGGAAGCCTGGGACCTGCCCAGACTGGCTGAGGCTGGGCGTGGTGGATGGGGTAATGGCTGTGGGGAGCGGCTGCCACTCTACAAGCCGCACACCCTCCTCCCGGCTCTGAGTATGGGACCTGGTGCCAGCGGCCAGAGAACAGGGACTCTCTGCCAGCTGGAGGACTCCAtccagagaaaagggaggaaggagcagggtgGGCCGAGAAGCGAGTGAAGGTTGGCCTACGTCTGGGCCCCAAAGTCAAAGGATGTCTCTTCTCTGCGGGGAACTGTAGTTTCTTGTCAAAGTAGATAGGAGattgttctgtctccctccttggCCCTTCAAGTGGGCTGAAGCCCTTGGAAAGTGACCTAGGAAGTCCTCGCCTCTTGCCCTTCCTTGCTGCAGAAGCTAGTGGGTCACAGGCAGCTGAGAACTGGCAGCTGCAGAGGGTCCCCCCTGGGAGAAACAGCCTCGCCCCAGCGCCAGGACCCCGGGCCATGCTGCAGTGGCactgggaagtggggagggggctggctaGAGGAGGGGAAGCCCCCTGCCTTTTATTTAAGCCAGTATTCTTTGTTCCTGCTTGTAATAAACTTTTCGTTTTTAAGAGTTgatttgctttggtttggtttttgtttgctctttctttGCTGAGGCTCCGACTGGCAGCCCTCTGTTCTTTCAGCCAAACTTGGTCTTTCCTGGGGAGACAGAAGGCAGGAAGGCCAGTGATGTGGCTAAGGGTCTCCTCTCCTGGCCGAGTCTGTCCGCTGGAGACTGAGCAAGGTGGCCCCCATAGGCATGTAAGAAGAGGCCATCCTGTCCCCTTTTTGTCCCCTCTACTTTCCCCTGCCTCCGGGATTTGGAGACCCCCAGGTTCTTTTTCCTTGCTGCCTTTTCACTCTGACCCCCAGTGACCGCTCAGCTAAGAAAATGTTGACGAGACCCTAGATTCCAATCTGCGAGCCGGAgcctccctggcccccagccccgcctTGAGCAGCAGGGCCCAGCCAGACGACTCGTAACCCTGGCCCACCTCTCTGGTATCTCCCCCAGGAGGACACCTGTCAGGATTTTGCCATCTCCTGCACAGCCTGAGGGAAGCTAACAGGCCTCTTTGCAGAGGGTTAGCTGGTAAGACCGTGTCTCCCCTGTCGGCCAGCACCACCTAGTCCCCTCACACGCCATCTCATCCCCATCGCATGCCTTGCCAACCCCATGGAGCCCATTCATCTGTCtggtgtgtggtgtggtgtgtgtgctggCGGTGGTAGGGCCCCCAGggctccccgctcccccccaaGCAGAAGGACGGGGGGCATGAAGGCAGGGCTGAGGGCCCAGCCCTGCTCTGGACTGAGGAAGCAGCTCCCACTGGAGCAGGAGGTGAAGGGtgaggttggggaggggcggcGGACCTGCTCGGAGATGCTTGGGCCTGTTCTGGGGTGTCCTGGTGTGCAGGAGCCCTCAGTCACGAACACCTGTGTCCTGCTTTCTGTCCCCGCTGAGCTTCCCCTGCCCGCGTCTCTGCTGCGTCTGCCCCAGCCGTGGCCCTCCTGCGGGGAAGAGGCAGGTGCCGGGAGAGCAGGCGGCACCCCCGCAGGCCTCCTGTCTCCTCCCGGGTCCGCTaaccctctctcttctccttctttgcTGTCCTGCGGGGATCTCCAGTGTGTGCGGGGGCTTAAGGACCTCCTGAGGActgctgctctctgcctctccaggaGCGGCCTGAGGGGAGCCCGGCACCCGGCACCTCCACCTGCCTAACCTGTGGCCCACCTGCCACCGTCCGTGCCTACAGGGTCTGCCCCCAAGCCCGCCCCGCCCTTGTGCTCTCCAGAGCCCCCCACAGGGGGCGGGGGCTGgcctttctgcccccacccccactccacgcCAGAGTGTAGAAAGCCATACCACAGCTGTCAGCACGGTGATACAATACGACGCTGAAACTCACCCCCGtctccactccccttccccttccccttccccagatTTGTAAGGTGTCGAGACTCTTCAGGAATCTTGCCTTACAGCCTGCCCCCTCCCAGAGTCAGGCAGAGCCACAGTGGGGCTGAGCAGGTTCCTTCGGGAGCCTCTGGGGTGTTGGTGGTTGATGACGCTGCCGAACAAGTTTGGTGACTGTTCTAAGCACAACCGGTTTGACACTGTTCCCACGACCCCCTCCGTCCCCACTACCCCAAGTAGGTGCGATGCCAGGAGGATGCTTGTACCCTTTGCTCCGGGCACTGGGGGACCGGGCTGGCTCCACAGCCCGGCGTTCTTCAGAGGAGCTAATGGAAACTGGGCCGGGCCTAGGAAGTCTGCTGAGCCCACGGCTGGGGGCTGCTTGTTTGCTGTCTGTACCTTTTTTAACCAAATAAAGGTTTCCCTCTTCTTGCCATATCCTTGGCTGTCTGGTGCCACCTTTCCTTCGGGGTCCAGGCGTGAGGCCTGTGATGAGTGTGCAGAACATCTGGCTCGCCCCCGCTGCCGGTTCTGTTCCAGTCGGTCAGTGCCCTTCCGGAGATTTAAAAAAGGCACAGCGAAGCCAGAAGTGACACGGGAGGAGTGGCCAATGTCCTCTTCACTCTGCCCTTCTAGAACTGGTCTCGGTGCCAGAGGCCTCCAAGCCTTCGGTGACCTCAGCTCTGAGAAGTCCCAACCCAAGTGGGGACTGTCACCCCCTGAACTGAGCCCAGCCCAGGGTAGCCATGTCAAGgagccttccctctccccagcagcTGGCCCGCGTTGAGAGGCACACACAGTATGctaagagctaaaaaaaaaaataatgacagcagCCATTTAGCAAGGGCTAGCCAAGTGCCAGGCCCGTTTTCTCACCTAAAGCTATGAGAGAGGTGATGTCAGCCTTTTTacagaggagggaactgaggctcaaggaaggCACAGCAGTTGCCAAGGTTCTCCCGAAGCTGATAAAGCAGCAAATCTAGGATTTGGACCCCatctctgccccaacccctgaCCATTCTGCACTACCCAAGGAATGAATAGGGCTGCTTGGGGAGGAGGGGATCTCAGAAGGAGAAACCCAATTACAAGATGTTACCCGTAGCCATCAGAGATGATCTGTACTGGCCTTCCTgtactgatggggaaactgaggctcaggggcaGGAAGGGACCTGTCCGAGACCTTATGACAGGTGGGATGCAGTCCCACAGCCTGACCTCATTCCATTCTTCCACAAACCCCACACTATGTCCTGGACTGGACTGGTCTAGGAGATGTGGGATACTCTAAACAACAGTGCCTGGAGGAGAAAAGGACTCAGGACAGCTGAGTCACTTAAAACTAATCTAATATTTCCTCCCAAAGGCAACTAGTAGAGTGAGCTCTTGTCTGGATAACTGAACTCTTACTTACAACTAACCAGCGGGAGAGGTACCATAGCTTCCTCCAGTTACTTGTTTGATCGTTCCAAGACTCAACGACATTTTGTAGGAAGTTCCTTCTGGAATCTAACCAGAGTCCCTCCTGCTGCATTTGGAGC
The window above is part of the Prionailurus bengalensis isolate Pbe53 chromosome C1, Fcat_Pben_1.1_paternal_pri, whole genome shotgun sequence genome. Proteins encoded here:
- the ZDHHC18 gene encoding palmitoyltransferase ZDHHC18 isoform X2; its protein translation is MKDCEYQQISPGAAPPPASPGARRPGPAAPPGPGPGPPPPASAPRWSSSGSGSGSIGRRPRRKWEVFPGRNRFYCGGRLMLAGHGGVFALTLLLILTTTILFFVFDCPFLARQLTLAIPIIAAILFFFVMSCLLQTSFTDPGILPRATVCEAAALEKQIDNTGSSTYRPPPRTREVMINGQMVKLKYCFTCKMFRPPRTSHCSVCDNCVERFDHHCPWVGNCVGRRNYRFFYAFILSLSFLTAFIFACVVTHLTLRSQGSNFLSTLKETPASVLELVICFFSIWSILGLSGFHTYLVASNLTTNEDIKGSWSSKRGGEASVNPYSHKSVITNCCAVLCGPLPPSLIDRRGFVQSDAVLPSPVRSDEPACGAKPDASMEDTCQDFAISCTA
- the ZDHHC18 gene encoding palmitoyltransferase ZDHHC18 isoform X1, with translation MKDCEYQQISPGAAPPPASPGARRPGPAAPPGPGPGPPPPASAPRWSSSGSGSGSIGRRPRRKWEVFPGRNRFYCGGRLMLAGHGGVFALTLLLILTTTILFFVFDCPFLARQLTLAIPIIAAILFFFVMSCLLQTSFTDPGILPRATVCEAAALEKQIDNTGSSTYRPPPRTREVMINGQMVKLKYCFTCKMFRPPRTSHCSVCDNCVERFDHHCPWVGNCVGRRNYRFFYAFILSLSFLTAFIFACVVTHLTLRSQGSNFLSTLKETPASVLELVICFFSIWSILGLSGFHTYLVASNLTTNEDIKGSWSSKRGGEASVNPYSHKSVITNCCAVLCGPLPPSLIDRRGFVQSDAVLPSPVRSDEPACGAKPDASMCVRGLKDLLRTAALCLSRSGLRGARHPAPPPA
- the ZDHHC18 gene encoding palmitoyltransferase ZDHHC18 isoform X3; translated protein: MKDCEYQQISPGAAPPPASPGARRPGPAAPPGPGPGPPPPASAPRWSSSGSGSGSIGRRPRRKWEVFPGRNRFYCGGRLMLAGHGGVFALTLLLILTTTILFFVFDCPFLARQLTLAIPIIAAILFFFVMSCLLQTSFTDPGILPRATVCEAAALEKQIDNTGSSTYRPPPRTREVMINGQMVKLKYCFTCKMFRPPRTSHCSVCDNCVERFDHHCPWVGNCVGRRNYRFFYAFILSLSFLTAFIFACVVTHLTLRSQGSNFLSTLKETPASVLELVICFFSIWSILGLSGFHTYLVASNLTTNEDIKGSWSSKRGGEASVNPYSHKSVITNCCAVLCGPLPPSLIDRRGFVQSDAVLPSPVRSDEPACGAKPDASMVGGHP